A genome region from Bradyrhizobium commune includes the following:
- a CDS encoding gamma-glutamylcyclotransferase has protein sequence MSEITLPTVTSAKGDLWVFGYGSLMWRPGFAFEERVPARLVGEHRALCVYSFVHRGTPEKPGLVLGLDRGGACRGIAFRVAEKNRADVIAYLRAREQVTSVYREVMRSLWLENDARERVSALAYVVDRGHVQYAGRLSLAEQHRHVLQGHGQSGANRDYVTATVKAIEAEGFRDTQLHQLAAMLHGEAHSPHAPAEDRENR, from the coding sequence ATGTCGGAAATCACCCTCCCCACCGTCACGTCAGCCAAAGGCGACCTCTGGGTGTTCGGCTACGGCTCGCTGATGTGGCGGCCGGGCTTCGCATTCGAGGAACGCGTCCCTGCAAGGTTGGTCGGCGAGCACCGCGCGCTCTGCGTCTATTCCTTCGTGCATCGCGGCACGCCGGAGAAACCGGGCCTGGTGCTCGGGCTCGACCGCGGCGGCGCCTGCCGCGGCATCGCCTTTCGCGTCGCCGAGAAGAACCGTGCCGACGTGATCGCCTATTTGCGGGCGCGCGAGCAGGTGACGTCGGTCTATCGCGAGGTGATGCGCTCGCTGTGGCTGGAGAACGATGCGCGCGAGCGCGTCAGTGCGCTCGCCTATGTCGTCGACCGCGGCCACGTGCAATATGCCGGACGGCTGTCGCTCGCCGAGCAGCACCGCCACGTGCTCCAGGGCCATGGCCAGTCCGGCGCCAACCGGGACTATGTGACGGCGACCGTGAAGGCGATCGAGGCCGAAGGTTTTCGCGACACGCAATTGCATCAGCTCGCAGCCATGCTGCATGGCGAAGCGCACTCGCCGCATGCGCCGGCCGAAGATCGCGAGAACCGTTAA
- a CDS encoding DUF2125 domain-containing protein, whose product MSDMTIAAGRRSRWGLFIAPVLLLILAAAWSGFWFYAASQAEVAADAWRAQEAKSGRIYDCAKRSIAGFPFRFEVQCSGASVALVSQNASKTPFTAKLDNILVVAQVYDPRHVIAEFSAPATVVDGVTQNTFVVNWSKGRSSVIGLPAVPERASIVFDDPSINRVDGSVQVPLARAKQIELHGRLADGSPSDHPVIETVLQIAQGSIQGVHPLLAEPFEADTRAKITGLTDLTPKPWPQRFREIQAAGGHIEIVQSRIQQGEMIAVAAGTLGLSPNGRLDGELQMTVTGLERVIPALGIEKMLEEGVPQATLDRVAPGVKSQDLNNLFGALDRAVPGLGKVIKQNANAGVAAGINSIGTESTLEGKKARSFPLKFVDGAVLLGPVKVGQIPPLY is encoded by the coding sequence ATGTCCGATATGACCATTGCCGCAGGCCGGCGCTCCCGTTGGGGGCTCTTCATCGCCCCCGTTCTCCTGCTGATCCTTGCGGCTGCCTGGAGCGGCTTCTGGTTCTATGCCGCCTCGCAGGCCGAAGTGGCAGCCGATGCCTGGCGCGCGCAGGAGGCCAAATCCGGCCGTATCTATGACTGCGCCAAGCGCTCGATCGCGGGCTTCCCGTTCCGCTTCGAGGTGCAGTGTTCCGGCGCCAGCGTCGCTTTGGTCTCGCAGAATGCGAGCAAGACGCCGTTCACGGCCAAGCTCGACAACATCCTGGTCGTTGCCCAGGTCTATGACCCCAGGCACGTCATCGCCGAGTTTTCGGCGCCGGCGACGGTCGTCGACGGCGTCACCCAAAACACCTTCGTGGTGAACTGGAGCAAGGGCCGCAGCAGCGTGATTGGTTTGCCTGCCGTGCCGGAGCGCGCCTCGATCGTGTTCGACGATCCCAGCATCAATCGCGTTGACGGCAGCGTGCAGGTGCCGCTCGCGCGCGCCAAGCAAATCGAGCTGCATGGACGGCTTGCCGACGGATCGCCGTCCGATCATCCTGTCATCGAGACCGTGCTCCAGATCGCGCAGGGCTCGATCCAGGGCGTGCATCCGCTGCTCGCCGAGCCGTTCGAGGCCGATACGCGTGCGAAGATCACCGGGCTCACCGACCTCACGCCAAAGCCCTGGCCGCAGCGCTTCCGCGAGATCCAGGCCGCCGGCGGCCATATCGAGATCGTGCAGTCGCGGATCCAGCAGGGCGAGATGATCGCGGTCGCGGCCGGCACGCTTGGGCTGTCGCCCAATGGCCGGCTCGACGGCGAACTGCAGATGACCGTGACAGGCCTCGAGCGCGTGATCCCGGCGCTTGGCATCGAGAAGATGCTGGAAGAGGGCGTGCCGCAAGCAACGCTCGATCGCGTCGCGCCCGGCGTGAAGTCGCAGGACCTCAACAATCTGTTCGGCGCGCTCGACCGCGCTGTGCCCGGCCTCGGCAAGGTGATCAAGCAGAACGCCAATGCCGGCGTCGCCGCAGGCATCAACTCGATCGGCACCGAGAGCACGCTCGAGGGCAAGAAGGCGCGCAGCTTCCCCTTGAAGTTCGTCGATGGTGCGGTGCTGCTCGGCCCGGTCAAGGTCGGCCAGATTCCGCCGCTGTACTGA